In Oscarella lobularis chromosome 18, ooOscLobu1.1, whole genome shotgun sequence, the following proteins share a genomic window:
- the LOC136197670 gene encoding uncharacterized protein, producing the protein MVSFIPSQASSAGRLGTDESSAIIGLPVSRLIGSKGIKVLRAATPSSLTHVLLSLGFFNPERDPLFYQRTILITVIDSNGFSTPVVGVTVRFVGKNDDEPVLAIGTPVARYEEGSRASLHVTSNSLTLTDPDHEIHLMQSATARILSSGSGTLAIRGHSEVVETEVKEDGKLISFTGNASTVFFQDLLNNVTYTNLESDFEGLDDVTIEFEVFDGKFRTTATVLVRLIDFNLAPFVTLTQDELLYTEGHPPSFLPNGSVTVTDPNDVNMTGATVRLVNGHDGDGLVLNSSVAAAFGINIESDSKNQFVRLYGSAGIKYYEIVLSSFGFVNNLSPPVNLSSDTRMAYVTVNDGQNSSAPAMLRILVTPVNDGPILRFSPSSQPPQFASPADRSHSITYIENGAPVTIFPMSTILIDVDSFFAGNAMLSFSTSRAGDIILVDESVANGHGVTIVESGTGVVYLSGVASLAAYLEILGSATYDNTVSEPARVVSQITVAVWDKEGSASLPVFVNVSTVFVNDGSQLDLGVGIGNDDRMSFTENQNVGQHVVSRPHDVLIDDSTEGNSISKMTVELTAIYPDKLDADEYIFLRNPTACPGLTYEPDRSSKLLTFTGEDSGKIYACVVGRLFYASAAAEPTIFISDVSRVKIGRKIVFTVVDNGQPPANSSGVSHVDIITINDNPPDFLIQGGMECVAEKNSRHRRRRRREVEEKKEISADMRTEAFSQKRKRVQVTSVQVEEPSNDGVLPGTTVFVKFSHDTNTPPVLSRSQLMKLISFLPKHLNDVPAVGLWDDNRTLGIVFPTGAFYPGGVAPVRAKDITLTFVDNNHVDPCDSHHSQDDGVFHSSGIPCRVTGTYGVTYEKSSLSRKKAVVVDEETIIVDWFVVAFAMLVIFVTAVAAAVIGWRHRRVRHVY; encoded by the exons ATG gTTTCCTTTATTCCAAGCCAAGCCTCTTCTGCGGGAAGACTTGGAACTGATGAAAGCAGTGCCATCATTGGTCTTCCTGTATCGCGATTAATTGGCAG taAAGGGATAAAAGTTCTACGAGCCGCGACTCCAAGCAGTTTGACGCACGTACTTCTTTCCCTCGGCTTTTTCAATCCTGAAAGAGATCCGCTTTTTTATCAAAG AACAATTCTTATTACGGTCATTGATTCAAACGGATTTTCTACTCCTGTTGTTGGCGTTACTGTTAGGTTTGTTGGAAAGAACGACGATGAACCTGTCTTAGCAATCGGAA cgCCTGTTGCACGATACGAAGAAGGCAGTCGAGCTTCTCTTCATGTCACCAGCAATTCACTCACTCTTACGGACCCGGATCATGAAAT CCATCTTATGCAATCTGCCACGGCAAGAATTTTGTCAAGTGGAAGTGGGACTTTGGCAATTAGAGGTCACAGTGAAGTAGTTGAGACAGAG GTAAAAGAGGATGGGAAATTAATTTCTTTCACTGGAAATGCATcgactgttttttttcaagatCTTCTCAATAATGTCACTTACACTAATTT GGAATCGGATTTTGAAGGATTGGACGACGTCACTATCGAGTTTGAAGTATTTGACGGAAAGTTCAGGACAACCGCCACTGTTCT CGTCCGGCTAATTGATTTTAACCTTGCTCCGTTCGTAACATTGACCCAAGATGAATTGCTTTACACAGAAGGACATCCACCAAGTTTTCTCCCGAATGGTAGTGTCACCGTAACGGATCCCAATGACGTGAACATGACGGG AGCAACGGTTAGACTTGTGAATGGGCACGATGGTGACGGGTTGGTTTTGAATTCGTCTGTCGCGGCGGCATTTGGTATAAATATTGAAAGCGACAGCAAAAATCAGTTTGTG AGACTATATGGAAGCGctggaatcaaatattacGAAATAGTATTGTCGTCTTTCGGTTTTGTCAACAATTTGAGCCCTCCTGTCAATCTTTCATCAGACACAAG AATGGCTTATGTGACTGTGAACGATGGGCAGAACAGCAGCGCTCCAGCCATGCTTCGCATCTTGGTCACTCCTGTGAACGACGGTCCAATTCTACGTTTCTCGCCGTCCAGTCAGCCTCCTCAGTTTGCTTCACCTGCAGATAGATCTCATTCGATTACATACATCGAGAACGGAGCGCCTGTAACCATCTTTCCCATGTCTACTATACTGATTGATGTGGACAGTTTCTTTGCTGGCAATGCGATGCTTTCATTCAGCACGTCTCGTGCTGGAGACATCATACTCGTCGATGAAAGCGTTGCTAATGGACACGGAGTGACCATTGTTGAATCGGGCACAGGCGTCGTTTATCTGAGCGGCGTTGCCTCTTTGGCTGCTTATCTTGAG ATATTGGGTTCGGCCACGTATGACAACACCGTCTCTGAACCAGCGAGAGTCGTGTCTCAGATCACGGTTGCTGTTTGGGACAAAGAGGGATCTGCAAGCTTGCCAGTATTTGTGAACGTCTCCACCGTCTTTGTCAATGATGGTTCGCAATTGGATTTGGGCGTCGGGATAGGAAATGACGATCGCATGAGCTTCACAGAGAATCAGAACGTTGGCCAGCACGTCGTCAGTCGACCACACGACGTCCTTATTGACGATTCAACTGAAGGAAACAGCATTTCCAAAATGACAGTGGAATTGAC AGCAATTTATCCTGACAAACTTGATGCCGATGAGTACATCTTCCTACGAAATCCGACAGCATGTCCCGGCCTGACG TATGAACCCGATCGATCAAGTAAACTTCTCACATTCACCGGTGAAGACAGTGGCAAG ATTTATGCATGCGTGGTTGGACGTTTATTTTACGCGTCTGCGGCTGCCGAACCAACAATTTTCATCAGCGACGTTTCTCGTGTGAAAATTGGTCGCAAG ATCGTTTTTACAGTTGTTGACAACGGGCAACCACCGGCAAACAGCAGTGGAGTTTCACATGTAGACATCATCACTATCAACGACAACCCACCGGATTTCTTGATCCAAGGTGGAATGGAATGCGTTGCTGAGAAAAACagccgtcatcgtcgtcgtcgtcgtcgtgaagtggaggagaaaaaagagataagTGCAGATATGCGCACGGAGGCGTTCAGTCAAAAGCGAAAG AGAGTTCAAGTGACGTCTGTTCAAGTCGAAGAGCCATCGAATGACGGCGTCCTTCCGGGGACAACTGTTTTTGTCAAGTTCTCACACGACACAAATACGCCGCCAGTTCTAAGTCGATCTCAGTTGATGAAACTTATCAGCTTCTTACCCAAACACTTGAACGATGTTCCTGCCGTTGGCTTGTGGGATGACAATCGCACTTTGGGAATCGTTTTTCCAACTGGCGCCTTCTACCCTGGCGGCGTGGCTCCAGTTAGAGCAAAAGATATTACACTCACGTTCGTGGATAATAATCACG TCGATCCGTGCGACTCGCATCACTCGCAGGACGACGGCGTGTTTCACTCTTCTGGAATTCCATGCCGCGTCACTGGCACGTATGGCGTGACGTATGAGAAGTCTTCCTTATCAAGAAAGAAAGCCGTTGTTGTTGACGAGGAGACGATCATTGTCGACTGGTTTGTCGTGGCTTTTGCAATGTTGGTCATTTTTGTCACGGCTGTCGCGGCAGCAGTGATTGGTTGGCGTCACAGAAG AGTCCGTCATGTGTACTGA